A section of the bacterium HR11 genome encodes:
- the omp-alpha gene encoding Outer membrane protein alpha, which produces MAATLEERVAYLEGRVEEQSRLGTELREMVAHLDQKVDRFREELSAQIQAVDRKVDRLREELTAQIRAVDQRLSAQIQALDQKIDRVREELSAQIRAVDQKVDRFREELMAQIQAVDQKVDRFREELSAQIQALDQKIDRVREELSAQIRAVDQKVDRFREELMAQIRAIDQKVDRFREELSAQIRDVDQRLSAQVQALDQKMTRYFTWLIGLYIAGLLAIMAALLGR; this is translated from the coding sequence ATGGCCGCCACGCTGGAGGAACGGGTCGCCTACCTGGAGGGCCGGGTCGAGGAGCAGTCCCGCCTGGGGACGGAACTCCGGGAGATGGTCGCCCACTTGGACCAGAAGGTGGACCGGTTTCGGGAGGAGCTGTCGGCTCAAATCCAAGCTGTCGATCGGAAGGTCGACCGACTCCGGGAGGAGCTGACGGCTCAAATCCGGGCCGTCGACCAACGGCTGTCGGCCCAGATTCAGGCCCTGGACCAGAAAATTGACCGGGTCCGGGAAGAGCTGTCGGCCCAGATTCGGGCCGTCGACCAGAAGGTGGACCGATTCCGGGAAGAGTTGATGGCTCAAATCCAAGCCGTCGACCAAAAGGTGGACCGATTTCGGGAAGAGCTGTCGGCCCAGATTCAGGCCCTGGACCAGAAAATTGACCGGGTCCGGGAAGAGCTGTCGGCCCAGATTCGGGCCGTCGACCAGAAGGTCGACCGATTCCGGGAGGAATTGATGGCTCAAATCCGGGCCATCGACCAAAAGGTGGACCGATTCCGGGAAGAGCTGTCGGCCCAGATTCGAGATGTCGACCAGCGGCTGTCGGCCCAGGTCCAGGCCCTGGACCAGAAGATGACCCGCTACTTCACCTGGCTGATAGGCCTGTACATCGCCGGCCTGCTGGCCATCATGGCGGCCCTCCTGGGCCGATGA
- the speE_3 gene encoding Polyamine aminopropyltransferase has product MYPIILGIFFLSGALGLGYQVLWSKYLLDFIGVSAYSYATVLASFMGGLALGSWLLGRWADRWTVPLKLYAYLELGVGLYAIVYLPLREWVARLYAHWVRFTPEQAGAAVGLWAKVIVSGLLLLPPTILMGGTFPALVRHATESLQRVGRRASQLYAVNAFGAVAGTLLMAFLLMPTLGMRASLMVLALLNGWVALTALLLTRRGPAAVETETVGPSETESPVSVPDPGALPSLDTEHRPWYVRAGLILIFLEGFIAFAYEIAWTRFFGVVLGSSTYSFAVMLAAFITGIAVGSAVLARIERAIGNPLAFFGWTQVLAGLLVLLPLPLYPYIPWLFKQYASLFSNRLGAFYLYEFGKLLLCYLIMLPPTVFIGMALPLLVKGLSRRLASLGQDTGRVYAWNTWGNVLGALVAGTVLLPALGMERLIRWSAVGNGLLGLAAVALFSGPAPTVRRRWASALSAVLVVGLMAAYPFLTGPWDARWFTLQPFRRGAALSLAETRQGFQSQAVVLFRDDPAAHLMVVRFRPPPQTSGKDVKATNPNESGSYTLFVNGKPDASSFGDMPTQVLSAHIPLLLHPDPRDVLIIGLASGTTAGSALKHPVRRVDVVDIVGAMPQATRFFLPWNGNPFADPRFRLIVDDARSYLSYTRHSYDVIISEPSNPWMAGTGALFSVDFYRRATRALRPDGLYLQWLQAYEMGDPAFVAVVRSFRQVFPWVYGFQGNSKDVLLIGSRSPLRPRWDVLQARFERIRDHLKTLQIEDLATLLYFQRFSPATVDYIAALDDLENTDDNHLLEYRAPRDLFQRLGVVLPERFDERPTAAPTLFWNEYVRRHPQEVRPLATLPVLADGRIGYPGILRIFQMAVYHLHGPALRSSPEAARWFPPTFWLQAPLAGEALTEQVRTWLQQGLRPQAVRLMQEYAPVVLTVSVLSPEQATFWGPHLQAWAAEPELRRTYIEWLMATGRTEEAARELLGWVQSPSPPPAEWAVLRACQIDRTDLCRTVRDAALRRGPHPVLERLGEVGRWGVEE; this is encoded by the coding sequence GTGTATCCCATCATCTTAGGGATTTTCTTCCTGTCCGGGGCCCTGGGGCTCGGTTATCAGGTCCTCTGGAGCAAGTACCTCCTGGACTTCATCGGGGTCAGCGCTTACTCCTATGCGACCGTCCTGGCTTCCTTCATGGGGGGCCTCGCCCTGGGAAGCTGGCTGTTGGGCCGATGGGCCGACCGGTGGACCGTCCCGCTGAAGCTATATGCCTACCTGGAGCTGGGCGTCGGACTTTACGCCATCGTTTACCTGCCCCTGCGGGAGTGGGTCGCCCGCCTGTATGCTCACTGGGTCCGGTTCACGCCCGAACAGGCCGGGGCGGCCGTCGGCCTGTGGGCGAAGGTCATCGTCTCGGGCCTGCTCTTGCTTCCGCCGACGATCCTGATGGGCGGGACCTTTCCGGCCCTCGTCCGTCATGCGACGGAGAGCCTTCAGCGGGTCGGCCGACGGGCGTCTCAGCTCTATGCCGTGAACGCCTTTGGGGCCGTCGCCGGGACCCTGCTGATGGCCTTCCTGCTGATGCCGACCCTGGGTATGCGGGCGAGCCTGATGGTCCTGGCCTTACTCAACGGGTGGGTCGCCCTGACGGCCCTCCTGCTGACCCGTAGAGGCCCGGCGGCCGTCGAGACGGAGACGGTCGGTCCATCCGAAACGGAATCGCCCGTTTCAGTCCCCGACCCCGGGGCTCTTCCGAGTCTCGACACCGAACACCGGCCTTGGTATGTCCGCGCCGGCCTCATCCTGATCTTTCTCGAGGGCTTTATCGCCTTTGCTTACGAAATCGCGTGGACCCGCTTCTTCGGGGTCGTCCTGGGTTCGAGCACGTACTCCTTTGCCGTCATGCTGGCCGCCTTCATCACGGGCATCGCCGTCGGCTCGGCCGTCCTGGCCCGCATCGAACGGGCCATCGGGAATCCCCTGGCCTTCTTTGGATGGACCCAGGTCCTGGCGGGCCTGCTCGTCTTGCTCCCCCTGCCCCTTTATCCGTACATTCCGTGGCTGTTTAAGCAGTACGCCAGTCTGTTCTCGAACCGGCTCGGGGCCTTTTACCTCTACGAGTTCGGCAAGCTCCTGCTCTGCTACCTGATCATGCTTCCGCCGACGGTGTTCATCGGGATGGCCCTGCCTTTACTGGTCAAGGGCCTGAGCCGGCGCCTGGCTTCGCTCGGGCAGGACACGGGCCGCGTGTATGCCTGGAACACGTGGGGCAACGTCCTGGGCGCCCTCGTCGCCGGCACGGTCCTCTTGCCGGCCCTGGGGATGGAGCGGCTGATCCGGTGGAGCGCCGTCGGAAACGGCCTCCTGGGCCTGGCGGCCGTGGCCCTCTTCTCCGGACCGGCACCGACGGTGCGCCGGCGATGGGCTTCGGCCCTGTCGGCCGTCCTGGTCGTCGGCCTGATGGCCGCCTACCCGTTCCTGACAGGGCCCTGGGACGCCCGGTGGTTTACACTCCAGCCGTTCCGGCGGGGCGCCGCCCTGTCTCTGGCCGAGACCCGGCAGGGCTTCCAATCCCAGGCGGTCGTCCTCTTTCGGGACGACCCGGCGGCCCACCTGATGGTCGTGCGGTTTCGACCTCCCCCCCAGACGTCGGGCAAGGACGTGAAGGCCACGAATCCGAACGAATCCGGGAGCTATACCCTGTTCGTGAACGGCAAGCCGGACGCCTCTTCGTTCGGCGACATGCCGACGCAGGTCCTGTCGGCCCACATCCCGTTGCTCCTGCACCCCGACCCCCGGGACGTCCTGATCATCGGCCTCGCCAGCGGCACGACGGCCGGCTCGGCCCTGAAGCACCCGGTCCGCCGGGTCGACGTCGTCGATATCGTCGGGGCGATGCCCCAGGCGACCCGATTCTTCCTGCCGTGGAACGGCAACCCCTTCGCCGACCCCCGGTTCCGCCTCATCGTCGACGACGCCCGGAGCTACCTGTCGTATACCCGTCACTCGTATGACGTCATCATCTCGGAGCCTTCCAACCCCTGGATGGCCGGGACGGGGGCCCTGTTCTCGGTCGACTTCTACCGGCGGGCGACCCGGGCCCTGCGGCCGGACGGGCTCTATCTCCAGTGGCTTCAGGCCTACGAGATGGGGGACCCGGCCTTCGTCGCCGTCGTCCGGAGCTTCCGGCAGGTCTTCCCCTGGGTCTACGGCTTCCAGGGAAACTCCAAGGACGTCCTCCTCATCGGAAGCCGGTCGCCCCTGCGGCCCCGGTGGGACGTCCTGCAGGCCCGCTTTGAACGAATTCGGGACCACCTGAAGACCCTGCAGATCGAGGACCTCGCGACCCTGCTCTACTTCCAGCGGTTCTCCCCGGCTACGGTCGACTATATCGCCGCCCTGGACGACCTGGAGAATACGGACGACAATCACCTCCTTGAGTACCGGGCCCCGCGGGACCTCTTTCAGCGCCTCGGCGTCGTCCTGCCCGAACGTTTCGACGAGCGCCCGACGGCCGCCCCGACCCTGTTCTGGAATGAGTACGTCCGACGCCATCCGCAGGAAGTCCGACCCTTAGCGACCCTGCCCGTCCTGGCCGACGGCCGTATCGGGTATCCCGGCATCTTGCGCATCTTCCAGATGGCCGTGTATCACCTTCACGGGCCGGCCCTGAGGAGTTCCCCCGAGGCGGCCCGGTGGTTTCCCCCGACGTTCTGGCTCCAGGCCCCACTTGCAGGTGAGGCCCTCACCGAGCAGGTCCGGACCTGGCTCCAGCAGGGACTCCGACCTCAGGCCGTCCGGCTCATGCAGGAGTACGCGCCCGTCGTCCTGACCGTCTCGGTCCTGTCCCCCGAGCAGGCCACGTTTTGGGGGCCTCACCTGCAGGCCTGGGCGGCGGAACCGGAGCTTCGCCGGACGTATATCGAATGGCTCATGGCGACGGGCCGGACCGAAGAAGCCGCCCGGGAACTCCTCGGGTGGGTCCAAAGTCCGTCGCCGCCCCCGGCCGAGTGGGCCGTCTTGCGGGCCTGCCAGATCGACCGGACCGACCTCTGTCGGACGGTCCGAGACGCCGCTTTACGGCGGGGCCCGCACCCCGTCCTGGAGCGCCTCGGGGAGGTCGGGCGATGGGGGGTGGAGGAATAG
- the cheR gene encoding Chemotaxis protein methyltransferase produces MATDGPMHVPAEADAEAWADLWARIRQVSGVALDWYRPNVLRRRLETWMARQGLRGPAELLASLTAHPERVPDLIAYLTVDFSEFFRQRGVFEYLRAHVLQTWPPGRPFRALSLGCSRGQEAYSLAITCHRTWRSAVDWYVVGLDIDGLDLRQAVQAVYGVRELRHVTDDERAEFLEPADPSGARYRIRPVAARRVGFVQGDVFRLPIASEVADLVLLRHLLIFIQSHHHDKILAEVHRVLRPGGRLVLGSVERIPPAWEAAWVPEAPTWHVFRKVTE; encoded by the coding sequence GTGGCGACCGACGGTCCCATGCATGTTCCGGCGGAGGCGGATGCCGAAGCCTGGGCCGACCTCTGGGCCCGCATCCGGCAGGTCAGCGGCGTCGCCCTCGACTGGTACCGACCCAACGTGCTCCGGCGGCGTCTGGAGACCTGGATGGCCCGCCAGGGCCTCCGGGGACCGGCCGAGCTCTTGGCATCCCTCACGGCCCATCCCGAAAGGGTCCCGGACCTCATCGCCTACCTCACGGTGGACTTCTCGGAGTTTTTCCGCCAGCGGGGCGTGTTCGAGTACCTGCGGGCGCACGTGCTCCAGACGTGGCCCCCGGGTCGGCCCTTCCGGGCCTTGAGCCTGGGGTGCAGTCGCGGGCAGGAGGCATACAGCCTGGCCATCACGTGTCACCGGACCTGGCGGTCGGCCGTCGACTGGTACGTCGTGGGCCTGGACATCGACGGCCTGGACCTGCGGCAGGCCGTGCAGGCCGTTTACGGGGTCCGGGAACTGCGGCACGTGACGGACGACGAACGGGCCGAGTTCCTGGAACCGGCTGACCCCTCGGGGGCGCGCTACCGGATTCGGCCCGTCGCCGCCCGACGGGTCGGCTTCGTCCAAGGCGACGTCTTCCGACTCCCCATCGCTTCCGAAGTCGCCGACCTGGTCCTGCTCCGGCATCTCCTGATCTTCATTCAATCTCACCACCATGATAAAATCCTGGCCGAGGTCCACCGGGTCCTGCGGCCCGGGGGCCGGCTGGTTTTGGGAAGTGTGGAACGGATCCCACCGGCATGGGAGGCGGCCTGGGTCCCGGAAGCCCCGACGTGGCATGTCTTTCGGAAAGTGACGGAGTGA
- the mcpC gene encoding Methyl-accepting chemotaxis protein McpC translates to MEKKFTLAFLLVAGISYLVFDLFVSRFLRNTLPQVEGAGPLYVTLASLFPAFVIVFLAAGLGWLSARFWLLPPIQDLARATLQVRSGDLRVQIDPRTRDEVGQVVDSFNQMVVELRRLIQEIHHTSDQLHGMAVHLRAASQEVSTSAQEIANTMQDVARGAEVQAQRIQQVQGLLQQLEHQTRQIADLSQMTCATAEASVQAARDGIDLIGQLLQRVSATRESIHAASRHVHGFGQRALSITDAVKRIQYIAQQTNLLALNATIEAARAGEQGRGFAVVAEEIRKLADSTRQLADEVSVLADEIQHQSQSVYQVMEESVRHSDESQTGLQSSLSRFEQIVQASQQTYRQATQVVDMTNQQLRSVQDILHHIGEINHVAENNAAAAEEVSAATEEQSAATEEHLRSAEDMAAIAQRLKEAVQKFAV, encoded by the coding sequence ATGGAAAAGAAGTTTACGTTGGCGTTTCTCTTGGTCGCCGGTATCAGCTACCTGGTATTCGACCTGTTCGTATCCCGCTTTCTCAGGAACACGTTACCGCAGGTCGAAGGCGCCGGTCCCCTGTATGTGACCCTGGCGTCCCTGTTTCCGGCCTTTGTCATCGTCTTCCTGGCGGCCGGCCTGGGATGGCTGTCGGCCCGTTTCTGGCTCCTGCCCCCGATCCAGGACCTGGCCCGGGCGACCCTGCAGGTCCGGAGCGGCGACCTGCGGGTGCAAATCGACCCCCGGACCCGTGACGAGGTCGGCCAGGTCGTGGATTCCTTTAATCAGATGGTCGTGGAGCTCCGTCGGCTGATTCAGGAAATCCACCATACCAGTGACCAGCTCCACGGGATGGCCGTCCACCTCCGGGCGGCCTCCCAGGAAGTCAGCACCAGCGCTCAGGAGATCGCCAACACGATGCAGGACGTCGCCCGGGGGGCAGAAGTCCAGGCCCAGCGAATTCAGCAGGTCCAAGGCCTCCTTCAGCAGTTAGAGCACCAGACCCGACAGATCGCCGACCTGTCCCAGATGACGTGCGCCACGGCCGAGGCTTCCGTCCAGGCCGCCCGGGACGGGATCGACCTCATCGGCCAGCTCCTCCAGCGCGTATCGGCGACCCGGGAGAGCATCCACGCGGCGTCCCGCCACGTCCACGGATTCGGTCAACGGGCGCTGTCCATCACGGACGCCGTCAAGCGGATTCAGTACATCGCCCAGCAGACAAACCTCTTGGCCCTCAACGCCACCATCGAGGCGGCCCGGGCCGGCGAGCAGGGGCGGGGCTTCGCCGTCGTCGCCGAAGAAATCCGAAAATTGGCCGACTCGACCCGCCAGCTGGCTGACGAGGTCAGCGTCTTGGCCGATGAGATTCAGCATCAGAGCCAGTCGGTGTATCAGGTCATGGAAGAGAGCGTACGGCATTCCGACGAGAGCCAGACCGGTCTCCAGTCCAGCCTGAGCCGCTTCGAACAGATCGTCCAGGCCTCCCAGCAGACGTACCGACAGGCGACGCAGGTCGTCGATATGACGAACCAGCAGTTGAGGAGCGTTCAGGATATCCTGCATCATATCGGCGAAATTAATCACGTGGCCGAGAACAATGCGGCGGCCGCCGAGGAGGTGTCGGCGGCGACGGAAGAACAGTCGGCGGCGACCGAAGAGCACCTGCGGTCGGCCGAGGACATGGCCGCCATCGCCCAGCGCCTGAAGGAGGCCGTCCAGAAGTTTGCCGTGTGA
- the cheY_2 gene encoding Chemotaxis protein CheY: MKVRVMVVDDAMFMRNMLKEILNNTGRYEVVAEAANGQEALELYKQVRPDLVTMDIVMPVMDGIEATREILRFDPQARIVMCSALGQEPLVIESIAAGARDFIVKPFAPEKVIRVLDQVMQTAPAGQTT, from the coding sequence ATGAAAGTACGGGTCATGGTCGTCGATGATGCGATGTTTATGCGGAATATGCTCAAGGAAATCCTGAACAACACGGGCCGCTACGAGGTCGTCGCCGAGGCCGCCAACGGCCAGGAGGCCCTCGAACTCTACAAACAGGTCCGACCCGACCTGGTCACGATGGACATCGTCATGCCCGTCATGGACGGCATCGAGGCGACCCGGGAGATCCTCCGCTTCGACCCCCAGGCCCGGATCGTCATGTGTAGCGCGCTCGGTCAAGAACCCCTCGTCATCGAGTCCATCGCCGCCGGCGCCCGGGACTTCATCGTCAAGCCCTTCGCCCCCGAGAAGGTCATCCGCGTGTTAGACCAGGTCATGCAGACGGCCCCGGCCGGGCAGACGACGTAG
- the cheA_2 gene encoding Chemotaxis protein CheA encodes MSLDFEKYFRMFLEETGEYLREMYETVRRLAEAPTAEAWSELFRRAHSIKGMAASLGLGAVQQLAHAMEDFLTWVQRRPDAPARLGLLAEGLECLEGLLRKPPSELQAPDAAVQAVVERLRAGPTGAPGVGSGDGSAGAPATLSGPSPALSVSTDAAAVDRVRWEGHVTLVEGALLPAARWAVVLRALQRLGSLVESRPAADEIAQGKVGRHLSFVIESDADATAIEAALRQVPDVETVEVRRRASEVPVETTSSDVLPATIRVRLSEVDRLFDLARAVFMQVQRLRGSLSVVSLEDEALLRDTETLARQLYLGLLDLRMLPLEVLIEPLRRMAEALARQMGKRVRLVTRGEDLTLDKAVLEHLMDPFIHMVRNSVDHGIEPPAERRAKGKPEEGYISIHAQQRGEWMQVVVLDDGRGMDVERIAQTALERGIVTPDQLRRMSVEEVCMLVTIPGFSTAEAVTEVSGRGVGMDVVRHRVEALGGTLRIETRRDRGTRITLRIPARLSILDTLIVGHGRYRLAIPMDRVRRATPYLREAIHYRQEVPVLYQDGFIAPVLFMDQVLGEGTGQPRHRYYMLTIQYEKGLYVLAVADIQGEHRSVVQRLEPPLSRIPLFSGITVSPALEVIPLLDVEFIGQHLTPQVT; translated from the coding sequence ATGAGCCTCGACTTTGAAAAGTACTTCCGCATGTTCCTGGAGGAGACGGGGGAGTACTTGCGGGAGATGTATGAGACGGTCCGACGGCTGGCCGAAGCGCCGACGGCCGAGGCCTGGTCCGAACTCTTCCGACGGGCCCATTCCATTAAGGGCATGGCGGCTTCCTTAGGTCTCGGGGCCGTCCAGCAGTTGGCCCATGCGATGGAGGACTTCCTGACGTGGGTCCAGCGCCGGCCGGACGCTCCGGCGCGGCTCGGCCTTCTGGCCGAGGGCCTGGAGTGCCTGGAGGGTCTCCTGCGGAAGCCGCCGTCAGAGCTTCAGGCGCCGGACGCCGCCGTCCAGGCCGTCGTCGAACGCCTGCGGGCTGGCCCGACGGGAGCTCCAGGCGTCGGTTCGGGCGACGGGTCCGCCGGCGCGCCGGCGACGCTGTCTGGACCGAGTCCAGCCCTATCTGTTTCGACGGACGCGGCGGCGGTCGACCGGGTCCGATGGGAAGGTCACGTCACGCTGGTGGAAGGGGCCCTCTTGCCGGCCGCCCGGTGGGCCGTCGTCCTGCGGGCGCTCCAGCGGCTGGGCTCGCTGGTCGAGAGCCGACCGGCGGCGGACGAAATCGCCCAGGGGAAGGTCGGCCGGCATCTGAGCTTCGTCATAGAGTCCGACGCCGATGCGACAGCCATCGAGGCGGCCTTGCGGCAGGTTCCGGACGTCGAGACGGTCGAGGTCCGACGCCGGGCGTCGGAGGTTCCCGTCGAGACGACGTCGTCCGACGTCCTGCCGGCGACGATCCGGGTTCGTCTTTCAGAGGTCGACCGGCTGTTCGACCTGGCGCGGGCGGTCTTCATGCAGGTCCAGCGCCTGCGGGGTTCGCTCTCGGTCGTGTCTCTCGAAGACGAGGCCCTCCTGCGGGATACCGAGACCCTGGCCCGTCAGCTTTATTTAGGCCTCTTGGACCTGCGGATGCTCCCCCTGGAGGTCCTCATCGAGCCCCTCCGTCGGATGGCCGAGGCTCTGGCCCGTCAGATGGGCAAGCGGGTCCGTCTGGTCACCCGGGGCGAGGACCTGACGCTCGACAAGGCCGTCCTTGAGCATTTGATGGACCCCTTCATCCACATGGTCCGCAACAGCGTCGATCACGGGATCGAGCCGCCGGCCGAACGCCGGGCGAAGGGCAAGCCCGAGGAGGGCTACATCAGCATCCATGCCCAACAGCGGGGCGAGTGGATGCAGGTCGTCGTCCTGGACGACGGCCGGGGGATGGACGTCGAGCGCATCGCCCAGACGGCCCTGGAGCGGGGGATCGTCACGCCGGACCAGCTCCGTCGGATGAGTGTCGAGGAGGTCTGCATGCTGGTGACGATCCCGGGCTTCAGCACGGCCGAGGCCGTCACGGAAGTGTCGGGCCGGGGCGTCGGCATGGACGTCGTGCGCCATCGGGTCGAGGCCCTCGGCGGGACGCTCCGCATCGAGACCCGCCGGGACCGGGGCACGCGGATCACCCTGCGGATTCCGGCCCGGCTCTCGATCCTGGACACCCTCATCGTCGGCCACGGTCGATACCGGCTGGCCATCCCGATGGACCGGGTCCGCCGGGCGACGCCCTATCTGCGGGAGGCCATCCACTACCGCCAGGAGGTGCCCGTCTTGTACCAGGACGGCTTCATCGCACCCGTCCTGTTCATGGACCAGGTCCTCGGCGAGGGGACGGGCCAGCCGCGGCATCGGTACTACATGCTGACGATTCAGTACGAGAAGGGCCTCTACGTCCTGGCCGTCGCCGACATTCAGGGCGAGCACCGGAGCGTCGTGCAACGGCTCGAGCCGCCCCTCAGCCGGATTCCCCTCTTTTCGGGGATCACCGTGAGCCCGGCCCTGGAGGTCATCCCCCTCCTGGACGTCGAATTCATCGGTCAGCATCTGACGCCCCAGGTGACGTAA
- the cheD gene encoding Chemoreceptor glutamine deamidase CheD yields the protein MAVGRHVGIGQFAVARAPDYLTVLGLGSCIGLFVWSDRWQVGGLAHILLPSGPYSQDHMPCRYADTAVDVLLEALRQAVGSAPGVRWQAKLIGGATMFHHITHPALRSISQRTAEAVRAGLRRYHVRVVAEDLGGFHGRSVWAYPATGAVRVRTHRGEYWL from the coding sequence ATGGCCGTCGGACGTCACGTCGGCATCGGTCAGTTTGCCGTCGCCCGGGCGCCGGACTACCTGACGGTCCTGGGCCTCGGTTCCTGCATCGGCCTGTTTGTATGGTCCGACCGCTGGCAGGTCGGGGGCCTCGCCCACATCCTGTTGCCCTCGGGGCCCTACAGTCAGGACCACATGCCGTGCCGGTATGCCGATACAGCCGTGGACGTCTTGCTGGAGGCGCTTCGACAGGCCGTCGGCTCGGCCCCCGGCGTTCGCTGGCAGGCCAAGCTCATCGGCGGGGCGACGATGTTCCACCACATCACCCACCCGGCCCTGCGCTCGATCAGCCAGCGCACGGCCGAAGCCGTCCGGGCGGGTCTCCGACGATACCACGTCCGGGTCGTCGCCGAGGACCTGGGCGGGTTCCACGGGCGTTCCGTCTGGGCCTATCCGGCGACGGGTGCCGTCCGGGTCCGGACCCATCGGGGGGAGTACTGGCTGTGA
- the pbuG gene encoding Guanine/hypoxanthine permease PbuG: MARWRQWLVPPEVRDWSMGREFIAGLANFLTAGYIIAVNPDILSTTGMDRHALIAVTCYASALGCFLMALWPKVPIMMAPGMGLNAFFAFTICGIHKVPWPTALGIVFLAGVLFIGLTVGGLREAILRAIPLSLRLAIPAGIGLFIAFIGLQHMKLIVDHPATLVTFGPLRKELGLALAGLVVAFALEALRVRGSLLIVILAITFVAIAAGWVERPAAWVTRPPSVEPVFLKLNVRDALQPVHWLPIFAFMYVALFDGLGTLTGIAYQAGLARDGEIPRLGRMLMADAVGATAGAVLGTSTVTAYIESGAGVAAGGRTGWTALFTGLFFLTAPFFSGLIAVIPSYATAVALVVVGIYMIQHIREIDFTRWDEGAPAFLTIILMPLTYSIATGLCFGILSYLALVLLLRRWERLSPTLVLIGLLSALYLYLSTRGLAHA, encoded by the coding sequence ATGGCCCGGTGGCGACAGTGGTTGGTCCCCCCGGAAGTCCGGGACTGGTCGATGGGGCGGGAATTCATCGCCGGCTTGGCGAACTTCCTGACGGCCGGCTACATCATCGCCGTCAACCCCGACATCCTCAGCACGACGGGCATGGACCGCCATGCCCTCATCGCCGTGACCTGCTACGCCAGCGCCCTGGGGTGCTTCCTGATGGCTCTCTGGCCGAAAGTCCCCATCATGATGGCGCCCGGGATGGGCTTGAACGCTTTCTTTGCCTTTACCATCTGCGGCATTCACAAGGTCCCCTGGCCGACGGCCCTGGGGATCGTATTTCTGGCCGGCGTTCTGTTTATCGGCCTCACGGTCGGCGGCCTGCGGGAGGCGATCCTGCGGGCGATTCCCCTGTCCCTGCGGCTGGCGATTCCGGCCGGCATCGGCCTCTTCATCGCCTTCATCGGTCTTCAGCACATGAAGCTCATCGTCGACCATCCGGCGACGCTCGTAACGTTCGGGCCTTTGCGGAAGGAACTGGGTTTGGCCCTGGCGGGCCTCGTCGTGGCCTTTGCACTGGAGGCCCTGCGGGTCCGGGGAAGCCTTCTGATCGTCATTTTGGCCATCACATTCGTCGCCATCGCCGCCGGTTGGGTCGAACGGCCGGCGGCCTGGGTCACGCGGCCGCCTTCCGTCGAGCCGGTATTCTTGAAGCTGAACGTCCGGGACGCCCTCCAGCCGGTCCACTGGCTCCCCATCTTTGCCTTCATGTATGTCGCACTCTTTGACGGCCTCGGGACGCTGACGGGGATCGCCTACCAGGCCGGATTGGCCCGGGACGGCGAGATTCCCCGCCTGGGCCGGATGCTGATGGCCGATGCGGTCGGCGCCACGGCGGGGGCCGTCCTGGGGACTTCGACGGTGACGGCCTACATCGAGTCGGGCGCCGGCGTGGCGGCGGGCGGCCGGACGGGTTGGACGGCCCTGTTTACGGGCCTGTTCTTCCTGACGGCGCCCTTCTTTTCGGGCCTCATCGCCGTCATTCCGTCCTATGCGACGGCCGTCGCCCTGGTCGTCGTGGGGATTTACATGATCCAGCATATCCGGGAGATCGACTTTACCCGGTGGGACGAGGGGGCCCCGGCGTTTCTGACGATCATCTTGATGCCCCTGACGTACAGCATCGCCACGGGGTTGTGCTTCGGGATCCTGTCGTACCTGGCCCTCGTCCTGCTCCTCCGGCGGTGGGAGCGCCTGTCGCCGACGTTGGTCCTCATCGGCCTCCTGTCGGCCCTGTACCTGTACCTCTCGACCCGGGGCCTGGCCCACGCGTAA